From the Phalacrocorax carbo unplaced genomic scaffold, bPhaCar2.1 SCAFFOLD_54, whole genome shotgun sequence genome, one window contains:
- the LOC135311152 gene encoding olfactory receptor 14J1-like, with the protein MSNSSSITQFLLLAFTDTRELQLLHFWLSLAIYLAALLGNGLIVTAIACDHRLHTPMYFFLLNLSLLDLSCISTTLPKSMANSLGDTRDISYAACAAQAFLFVFLLGAEFYLLTVMAYDRYVAICKPLHYGTLLGSRACAHMAAAAWAGGFLNAGLHTASTFSLPLCHGNALGQFFCEIPQILKLSCSDTYLREVGLLGVSACAAFGCFVFIVLSYVQIFRAVLRIPSEQGRHKAFSTCLPHLAVVSLFISTAMFAYLKPPSVSSPPLDLVVAVLYSVVPPAMNPLIYGMRNKEIKDALWRVIQWMLLH; encoded by the coding sequence atgtccaacagcagctccatcacACAGTTCCTCCTCCTGGCGTTCACAGACacgcgggagctgcagctcctgcacttctggctctccctggccatctacctggctgccctcctgggcaacGGGCTCATCGTCACCGCCATCGCCTGCGACCACCGCCTCCACACccccatgtacttcttcctcctcaacctctccctcctcgacCTGAGCTGCATCTCCACcactctccccaaatccatggcCAATTCCctcggggacaccagggacatcTCCTACGCAGCATGTGCTGCACAAgcctttctgtttgtctttttgttgGGAGCAGAGTTTTATCTCCTGACGGTCATGGCCTACGACCGCTACGTGGCCATCTGCAAACCCCTGCACTACGGgaccctgctgggcagcagagcttgtgcccacatggcagcagctgcctgggccggTGGGTTTCTCAATGCTGGGCTGCACACGGCCAGTACATTTTCactgcccctctgccatggcaatgccctggggcagttcttctgtgaaatccccCAGATCCTCAAGCTCTCCTGCTCAGACACCTACCTCAGGGAGGTCGGGCTTCTTGGGGTCAGTGCCTGTGCAgcatttgggtgttttgttttcattgtgctgTCCTATGTGCAGATCTTCAGGGCCGTGCTGAGgatcccctctgagcagggacggcacaaagccttttccacgTGCCTCCCTCACCTGGCCGTGGTCTCCCTGTTTATCAGCACTGCCATGTTTGCCTACCTAAAGCCCCCCTCcgtctcctccccacccctggacctggtggtggcagtgctgtactCGGTGGTGCCGCCAGCAATGAACCCCCTCATCTACGGCATGAGGAACAAGGAAATCAAGGATGCTTTATGGAGAGTAATCCAATGGATGCTGCTTCACTGA